In the Candidatus Poribacteria bacterium genome, one interval contains:
- a CDS encoding zinc-binding dehydrogenase produces the protein MQNIGIEFPVQGEMAFFDLGPPPAPDPTEIRIRTLYSGVTNGTERHALMNDFGRTNYPTRAGYQHIGVVDGVGNRVKAFSVGDVVFLGVHGGHRGWHLVNVETTNERARLCIKLPDDVEREFCALFGVAGVGMQHSKRLRVGPAHNVWVAGLGLIGQSVAQASRALGAFNPRRLEIARTLGAHRVINVSEPSEDEALKHGAPYDRIVDACGAPTLFEDIYRNDLLALYGAIGALAGRGETKFHQSMLHSKRASIESSSHFTLEDLQILLHFVRLGTIRIAPLVTHRVSITEAPRIYETMKNRPEALLGVIFDWKS, from the coding sequence ATGCAGAATATTGGCATAGAGTTTCCGGTACAGGGTGAAATGGCATTTTTTGATCTGGGACCGCCACCAGCCCCAGACCCAACAGAGATACGGATCCGCACGCTCTATTCAGGTGTGACCAATGGTACCGAGCGGCATGCGTTGATGAATGACTTTGGTAGAACAAATTATCCCACTCGTGCCGGCTATCAGCACATCGGCGTTGTCGACGGTGTAGGGAATCGGGTCAAAGCGTTTTCGGTGGGTGATGTCGTCTTTCTCGGCGTCCACGGGGGCCACCGTGGATGGCATCTGGTAAACGTCGAAACTACCAACGAAAGAGCTCGACTCTGCATCAAACTTCCCGACGATGTCGAGCGTGAATTCTGCGCCCTCTTTGGTGTAGCCGGCGTAGGAATGCAGCACTCCAAACGCCTCCGTGTTGGCCCCGCCCATAATGTGTGGGTGGCAGGCTTGGGGCTTATTGGCCAATCTGTGGCACAGGCCTCGCGCGCCCTCGGCGCTTTCAATCCTCGGCGGCTTGAGATTGCCAGAACGCTCGGCGCACACCGGGTGATAAACGTCTCAGAGCCATCTGAAGACGAGGCGCTGAAGCACGGAGCTCCCTATGACCGCATCGTTGATGCCTGTGGGGCACCGACGTTATTTGAAGATATTTATAGGAATGACCTGCTTGCCCTATATGGAGCCATCGGTGCGCTGGCTGGTCGGGGCGAGACGAAGTTCCACCAAAGCATGCTTCATTCCAAAAGAGCTTCAATTGAATCCTCATCTCACTTCACACTCGAAGACCTACAGATCCTTCTACATTTTGTCAGGTTGGGTACCATCCGAATTGCACCGCTGGTGACGCATCGGGTTTCGATAACAGAAGCACCGCGCATCTATGAGACGATGAAGAACAGGCCAGAGGCTCTGCTGGGTGTGATATTTGACTGGAAGTCCTGA
- a CDS encoding aminotransferase class IV: protein MDQERMVYINGEIVPESEGKVSFRDQGFVTGDAVFDATRTFGGVIFKLQEHLDRLYDSLKYMRLDPGIPQQQMADLTTQVLAANQPLLGPGDDYWVIQRISRGVLAGEGKYKPTVIIECNPLPFAARARYYRDGLSVVIPSIRRTPPECMSPRVKVHNYINLLLGDQEVKAQNPDAFSILLDINGNISEGFGSNFFIVKNGVVITPKEQYVLAGISRETVIELAQGLNIEVQEADIDLYDVYTADEAFVTSTSFCLCSVSSVNGSTIGDGGVPGPVTDRIQTAYSDLVGIDIVKQYLKRLD, encoded by the coding sequence ATGGATCAAGAACGTATGGTATACATCAATGGAGAGATAGTTCCAGAGAGCGAAGGGAAGGTATCCTTCCGAGATCAGGGATTTGTGACCGGGGATGCGGTCTTCGATGCGACTCGCACCTTCGGTGGGGTGATATTCAAACTACAGGAACATCTGGATCGGTTGTACGATTCGCTAAAATATATGCGTCTAGATCCGGGAATTCCCCAGCAACAGATGGCAGATTTGACTACACAGGTGCTAGCGGCAAATCAGCCCCTGTTAGGACCAGGCGATGACTACTGGGTGATACAGCGGATCAGCAGAGGTGTTCTAGCGGGAGAGGGCAAATATAAGCCGACGGTAATCATCGAGTGCAACCCTTTACCGTTCGCTGCGCGGGCACGGTATTACCGAGACGGTTTGAGCGTTGTCATCCCTTCGATAAGACGGACACCACCTGAGTGTATGAGTCCTAGGGTCAAGGTGCACAATTACATCAACCTCTTACTTGGAGATCAGGAGGTAAAAGCGCAGAACCCAGACGCCTTCTCTATCTTGCTGGACATCAACGGTAATATATCCGAAGGTTTCGGAAGCAATTTCTTCATTGTCAAAAACGGGGTGGTCATTACACCAAAGGAACAGTATGTCTTAGCAGGTATAAGCCGCGAGACTGTCATTGAACTCGCCCAAGGTCTGAACATTGAGGTGCAAGAGGCAGATATCGATCTCTATGATGTCTACACAGCCGATGAGGCTTTTGTGACTTCTACTAGTTTTTGTCTCTGCTCCGTGTCCTCTGTCAACGGTTCAACCATTGGCGATGGCGGTGTACCGGGACCCGTTACGGATCGAATACAGACAGCGTATAGTGATCTTGTGGGAATAGACATCGTCAAACAGTATCTGAAGCGACTCGATTGA
- a CDS encoding VOC family protein codes for MGYTFHHVHLRCEDVEAAVAYYEKMLNGEVTERVEVRGLPIVRMNIGGEKIFLSPKFGDMEVEPTSGNPRWGVYQLAFGVEDLDATLAEMEAKGAEIEDAKPSGLPIAFVKGPDNVQIELIEGTV; via the coding sequence ATGGGATACACATTTCATCACGTTCATCTGCGTTGTGAAGATGTTGAAGCAGCCGTTGCTTACTACGAAAAGATGCTCAATGGCGAAGTTACGGAGCGGGTAGAGGTACGCGGTTTGCCAATCGTTCGGATGAATATTGGTGGAGAGAAAATTTTCCTTTCACCGAAATTTGGTGACATGGAAGTGGAACCGACCAGCGGCAATCCACGCTGGGGCGTTTATCAATTGGCGTTTGGAGTAGAAGACCTCGATGCCACCCTTGCAGAGATGGAAGCAAAAGGGGCCGAGATTGAAGATGCTAAACCGTCTGGCTTACCAATCGCTTTCGTCAAGGGTCCAGATAACGTGCAGATTGAACTCATTGAGGGAACGGTCTAG
- a CDS encoding class I SAM-dependent methyltransferase, translating into MPHEWDSPEYVRQWIEDGDKTDPERAEQITALVGLIRCSAEEPIEVLDLGAGYGIVTREILTAYPNAQVVCVDGSGEMLKHGKARLAEWQDQLSFIVTNFDSPNWLATLPTDRQFDAAVSSRAIHHVVDERKQMLYEEIFRLLKPGGCFANHDLVRKLDDPIRDSHDPFGTVEDQVVWLKNIGFVDVECFWQTEGRALFGGYKSDLP; encoded by the coding sequence ATGCCACACGAATGGGATTCACCCGAATACGTTCGCCAGTGGATAGAAGATGGCGACAAAACAGACCCGGAACGGGCAGAACAGATTACCGCGCTCGTGGGTTTGATTCGATGCAGCGCTGAAGAACCTATTGAGGTGTTAGATCTCGGTGCGGGATACGGAATTGTAACACGCGAGATTCTGACTGCTTATCCAAACGCACAGGTGGTGTGCGTCGATGGGTCAGGGGAAATGCTAAAGCATGGGAAAGCACGACTAGCAGAGTGGCAAGATCAACTCTCGTTCATTGTCACGAACTTCGATTCTCCGAATTGGTTGGCAACCTTGCCTACGGATCGACAGTTCGATGCGGCGGTCTCCTCACGAGCTATCCACCATGTGGTTGATGAGCGCAAACAGATGTTGTACGAAGAAATCTTTCGACTGCTGAAACCGGGCGGTTGCTTTGCCAACCACGACTTGGTACGAAAACTCGATGACCCTATACGCGACAGCCACGATCCCTTTGGAACGGTTGAAGATCAGGTTGTTTGGCTTAAAAACATTGGGTTTGTTGATGTGGAATGTTTTTGGCAGACGGAGGGGCGTGCCTTGTTTGGGGGATATAAGTCAGATCTCCCGTAA
- a CDS encoding WGR domain-containing protein, producing MRLEFYTAGVSQASFLDWKARLLEDAQAAGLEVAHSSIQETPEILRERLPVVLDELCSIPEQRVQFHSADEKQLCTFAYTNYQSRMNRDWNASLYFPSKEAIFLPFDDKLLSRRVAHLYYQEGTSDKVYHLYLAQSLTDNGYSVISRYGRRDGGLQQAEKVFDSHLEAAEKEWARLHHDKLQKGYQVGHPTPPQQLKLALSF from the coding sequence ATGAGATTGGAGTTTTACACCGCCGGCGTTTCTCAAGCGAGTTTCTTGGATTGGAAGGCGCGACTCTTGGAAGACGCACAAGCAGCAGGGCTGGAGGTGGCACACTCCTCAATCCAAGAGACGCCGGAAATTCTTCGAGAAAGGCTGCCAGTCGTTTTGGATGAACTTTGTTCAATCCCTGAACAGCGGGTACAATTTCATTCGGCAGACGAAAAGCAGTTGTGCACCTTCGCTTATACAAATTACCAGTCCCGTATGAATAGAGACTGGAATGCCTCCCTCTATTTCCCTTCAAAGGAGGCAATTTTCCTTCCCTTCGATGACAAATTACTTTCAAGGCGAGTTGCACACCTCTACTATCAGGAGGGAACATCGGACAAGGTCTATCATCTTTACCTTGCTCAATCGTTGACGGACAATGGTTACTCTGTCATTAGCCGCTATGGTCGTCGTGATGGAGGTCTTCAGCAAGCGGAGAAGGTGTTTGACTCCCACCTTGAGGCAGCTGAAAAGGAGTGGGCCCGACTTCACCACGACAAGCTTCAGAAAGGGTATCAGGTCGGACACCCAACCCCGCCCCAACAACTCAAATTGGCTTTGTCTTTCTAA
- a CDS encoding SDR family oxidoreductase, whose translation MENYKNKVVIITGACGGIGEVIAEKFAAAGATLALCDIRQDELSQTAEKCRESGATVHSETIDVADEASVRSFCETVAQNFGTIDCLINTVGIVDCPGDVEELSLSRWDQTLAINLTSAFLMAKYSVPHIKGQGGAILNIASVSGLANQEDAMVYSVTKAGLLSLTRSEAIDLAKYGIRANAISPGSVETPLLEAAVDQAAQLFNRTKDEQWEVWRSQYPTQRFTSPQEIAELALFLCSERATNITGANFVIDGGLTSLLPER comes from the coding sequence TTGGAAAACTACAAGAACAAGGTAGTCATCATCACTGGCGCATGTGGAGGCATCGGAGAGGTAATCGCTGAAAAGTTTGCGGCTGCCGGGGCGACGTTAGCTCTTTGCGACATCCGTCAAGATGAACTCTCACAGACCGCTGAAAAATGCCGAGAATCAGGTGCAACCGTTCACAGCGAAACTATTGATGTCGCAGATGAAGCCTCGGTACGCAGTTTTTGTGAGACGGTCGCCCAAAATTTCGGGACGATTGACTGCCTGATCAATACTGTCGGCATTGTCGATTGTCCGGGAGATGTCGAAGAACTTTCGCTGTCAAGGTGGGATCAGACGCTCGCCATCAATCTCACGTCCGCTTTTCTAATGGCAAAGTATTCGGTGCCACACATCAAAGGACAGGGTGGTGCTATCCTCAACATTGCTTCGGTATCGGGCTTGGCAAACCAAGAGGATGCGATGGTCTATTCAGTGACCAAAGCCGGGCTGCTGTCGCTCACGCGGAGTGAAGCCATAGATTTGGCAAAATACGGCATCCGCGCCAACGCTATCTCGCCCGGATCGGTGGAGACGCCACTATTGGAGGCAGCGGTTGACCAAGCAGCGCAACTGTTTAACCGTACCAAAGACGAACAATGGGAGGTCTGGCGCTCACAATATCCAACCCAACGTTTTACATCACCGCAAGAAATTGCAGAATTGGCGCTGTTTTTATGTAGCGAGAGAGCAACCAACATCACCGGTGCCAATTTTGTGATCGATGGTGGATTGACATCGCTGCTTCCGGAACGATAG
- a CDS encoding amidohydrolase/deacetylase family metallohydrolase translates to MKYDILLKGGTVIDPAQKLHDRRDVAIIDGKIAAIEEDISARKATQTVFVDGKHVTPGLVDIHAHVYAGVTTWGVKADPVCTTTGVTTIVDAGSPGWATFPGFREYIAQPAQTHILTYIHISGIGLVYGPVGEMHELEYAHPEKVADTLMQNREITVGVKVRQGKSQVGDNGVEPLKLAIEAAEIADTSVMVHIGTGVPLPDVLKLMRPGDVVTHCFQGNGDCIVDDKGRVIPDAWAARTDGVIFDVGHGGGSFNYEVAQRAMEQGFISDVISTDLHSGNINGPVYDLPTTLSKFLNLGLSLEEVIEKSTIAAARAIGRETELGHLKIGTVADIAVFDVIEGEFELFDTHGTMVIANRKLQADLTIREGKL, encoded by the coding sequence ATGAAATATGACATATTGCTCAAAGGTGGAACCGTTATTGACCCCGCGCAGAAATTGCATGACCGGCGCGACGTTGCAATTATTGATGGAAAGATTGCAGCAATCGAGGAGGATATTTCTGCAAGGAAGGCGACGCAAACGGTTTTCGTTGACGGGAAGCATGTAACTCCCGGCTTAGTGGACATCCATGCCCATGTCTACGCAGGTGTCACGACATGGGGGGTTAAAGCGGATCCGGTCTGCACAACGACTGGCGTCACGACAATTGTTGATGCTGGCAGCCCAGGCTGGGCGACATTCCCCGGGTTTCGGGAGTATATTGCACAGCCGGCGCAAACACACATCTTAACCTATATCCATATCTCTGGCATCGGTCTCGTTTATGGACCCGTAGGTGAAATGCACGAACTTGAGTACGCTCATCCAGAGAAGGTCGCTGACACGCTCATGCAGAATCGGGAAATCACTGTCGGCGTTAAAGTGCGCCAAGGCAAATCCCAAGTCGGTGATAATGGTGTTGAACCGTTGAAGTTAGCAATTGAAGCCGCTGAAATTGCCGATACATCCGTCATGGTGCACATCGGGACGGGTGTTCCGCTCCCCGATGTTCTCAAACTGATGCGTCCCGGCGATGTCGTCACCCACTGCTTCCAAGGAAACGGTGACTGTATCGTTGATGATAAAGGACGGGTTATCCCGGATGCGTGGGCAGCGCGTACAGATGGGGTTATCTTCGATGTCGGGCATGGCGGCGGGAGTTTTAATTACGAAGTTGCTCAACGTGCGATGGAGCAGGGATTCATCTCCGATGTCATTAGTACAGACCTGCACTCCGGCAACATCAACGGTCCTGTCTATGATCTCCCAACAACGTTATCAAAATTCTTGAATCTTGGGCTTTCGCTTGAGGAGGTCATTGAAAAATCAACGATTGCTGCGGCAAGAGCAATTGGGCGTGAGACTGAACTCGGTCATCTCAAAATTGGGACGGTCGCCGACATTGCTGTTTTTGATGTCATCGAAGGCGAATTCGAACTTTTCGATACACACGGCACGATGGTTATTGCTAACCGGAAGTTGCAAGCAGATTTAACAATCCGCGAGGGGAAACTGTGA
- a CDS encoding 7-carboxy-7-deazaguanine synthase QueE has product MKYSEFFHTIQGEGKLVGVPSVFFRTSYCNLRCDWCDSAYTSWNPENKHITLIEAVEAITKYDCKHVVITGGEPFIQVKELTQLCQALDERGHHITIETNATVFAPVAAHLISMSPKLRNSNPPSDNRFFQRHERGRIRPDVIRQFLDLYECQVKFVVDQPADIEEIQALQAEIPIPTETIVLMPQGITPEELAPKQEWLVDICKEHGYRYSPRVHVDIWGDKRGV; this is encoded by the coding sequence ATGAAATACAGCGAATTTTTCCACACAATTCAGGGCGAGGGCAAACTGGTTGGCGTACCCTCCGTTTTCTTTCGGACTAGCTACTGCAATCTAAGGTGCGACTGGTGCGATTCAGCTTACACCTCTTGGAATCCAGAGAATAAGCACATCACCCTCATAGAAGCAGTCGAAGCGATCACGAAGTACGATTGCAAGCATGTTGTTATCACGGGCGGTGAACCGTTCATCCAAGTCAAGGAGTTGACCCAACTCTGCCAAGCGCTTGACGAACGTGGTCACCACATCACTATTGAGACGAATGCGACCGTTTTTGCACCTGTGGCGGCGCACCTCATCTCCATGAGCCCCAAACTGCGAAACTCCAATCCACCCAGCGACAATCGCTTTTTTCAAAGACATGAGCGCGGACGTATCCGCCCCGATGTCATCCGGCAATTCCTTGACTTGTACGAGTGCCAAGTTAAGTTTGTCGTTGATCAGCCTGCGGATATCGAAGAGATTCAAGCACTACAGGCAGAAATCCCCATCCCCACAGAAACAATTGTGCTGATGCCCCAAGGCATAACCCCCGAAGAATTGGCACCCAAACAGGAGTGGCTTGTGGACATTTGTAAGGAACACGGCTATCGCTATTCACCGCGGGTTCACGTTGATATTTGGGGAGATAAGCGGGGAGTGTAA
- a CDS encoding serine hydrolase has translation MQFSQNIYYPERGDDWERRKPEDVGVDPDSLNEAIHYAQTVETAWSRKLRLHYTEMEREESHPEVIGSIKDRAALNGLILRHGYIIAEWGETQRADMTFSITKSYLSTTAGLALDRDLIRDVHQPVRDYVNDGGFDSPHNAQITWHHLLQQTSEWKGTLWDKPDYADSQGERGPDNALPAPGSVFAYNDVRVNRLALSLLRVWRKPLPQVLKDNVMDPIGASNSWRWHGYRNSWLTIDGRKMQSVSGGGHWGGGVWISTRDHARFGYLFLRRGRWGERQILSERWIDLATTPCPVEPDYGYMWWLNTDRQLFPSAPETSFCALGAGRNMIWIEPENDLVVVVRWIESDCIDQLMKHVLAAIR, from the coding sequence ATGCAATTTTCACAAAATATATACTATCCGGAACGAGGGGACGATTGGGAGCGCAGAAAACCTGAGGATGTGGGTGTTGATCCTGACTCTCTCAACGAGGCAATTCACTATGCCCAGACGGTCGAAACCGCATGGTCTCGTAAACTACGGTTGCATTATACCGAGATGGAAAGGGAAGAATCCCACCCCGAGGTCATTGGATCGATAAAAGACCGGGCCGCGCTTAACGGACTTATCTTGCGGCACGGCTACATTATCGCCGAATGGGGCGAGACGCAGCGCGCCGACATGACGTTTAGTATTACCAAGAGTTATCTGTCTACGACAGCAGGACTAGCGTTAGACCGCGACCTGATTCGAGACGTACATCAACCTGTCCGAGACTATGTAAACGACGGTGGATTCGATTCACCACACAACGCCCAAATTACTTGGCATCACTTGCTTCAACAAACGAGTGAGTGGAAGGGGACGCTTTGGGACAAACCCGACTATGCTGACAGTCAGGGAGAGCGGGGTCCTGATAATGCGCTTCCAGCCCCCGGCAGCGTCTTTGCTTACAATGATGTCCGTGTTAACCGGCTCGCGCTTTCTCTGCTGCGTGTTTGGCGCAAGCCGCTGCCGCAGGTGCTAAAAGACAACGTGATGGACCCTATCGGTGCTTCCAATAGTTGGCGATGGCATGGCTACCGAAATTCGTGGCTGACAATTGATGGACGGAAGATGCAGTCGGTCAGTGGTGGTGGTCACTGGGGTGGTGGAGTCTGGATTAGCACCAGAGATCATGCGCGGTTCGGCTATCTATTTCTGCGACGTGGGCGCTGGGGTGAACGGCAGATACTTTCTGAGCGGTGGATAGATCTAGCGACCACACCGTGTCCGGTTGAACCGGATTATGGCTATATGTGGTGGCTCAATACGGATAGGCAGCTATTCCCAAGCGCACCAGAAACGAGTTTCTGTGCTCTGGGTGCTGGACGGAACATGATTTGGATTGAACCGGAAAATGATTTGGTGGTTGTAGTGCGGTGGATAGAGTCAGATTGTATTGACCAATTGATGAAACACGTGCTAGCAGCGATTCGCTAA
- a CDS encoding phosphotransferase: MLSDLATAIQVSIRQNYDLTIESATPIGTGAMSTTMRLATNRKTLFLKIYKSARNQKSPAQSDLQRIAFTHAVQTFLHQKDFPVPRLLPNNSGETFSICDQPPKIGEVYALSEFIEGSDYDVANSEQLRTSGAMLGRLHQQLRQLQPQIQLARPPLETEIFIQLQERLSRLQPIVEKYLVSPTQIDSWIQEVEVLKSSVGARHDTQYGQEWLIHGDYRAQNLKFDGGTIRAILDLDTACPAFRLYDLGYALVFFPAVYQDIPLTSNQQSIFLCAYESICPLSETERAMLPTHLRLAFLRGLTLWLDLYYFAGMSDRTRPWIQGYLQHAQSLF; encoded by the coding sequence ATGCTTTCTGATCTTGCCACCGCTATTCAGGTATCCATCCGTCAGAACTACGACCTCACCATCGAGTCCGCGACACCAATCGGCACCGGCGCAATGAGCACAACCATGCGTCTTGCAACCAATCGGAAAACATTGTTTCTGAAAATCTATAAGTCAGCGCGGAATCAGAAGTCCCCTGCACAATCCGACCTTCAACGAATCGCCTTCACGCACGCTGTCCAAACCTTTCTGCATCAGAAAGATTTTCCTGTTCCTCGGTTATTGCCGAATAACAGTGGAGAAACGTTCAGCATATGCGACCAGCCCCCGAAAATAGGGGAGGTGTATGCCCTCTCTGAATTCATTGAGGGATCTGACTACGACGTTGCGAATTCGGAGCAGCTGCGGACATCGGGGGCAATGCTCGGACGTTTACACCAGCAACTCCGCCAACTTCAACCCCAGATCCAACTTGCCAGACCTCCCCTAGAAACCGAGATTTTTATACAACTGCAGGAGCGTTTATCCCGTCTCCAACCCATTGTGGAAAAATATCTGGTGTCACCAACCCAAATTGATTCATGGATTCAGGAGGTTGAAGTTCTCAAGAGTTCGGTGGGTGCACGACACGATACACAATACGGACAGGAATGGCTCATACACGGCGATTACCGCGCCCAAAATCTCAAGTTTGATGGTGGGACTATTCGCGCAATTCTAGATCTGGATACCGCTTGCCCCGCGTTCCGTCTATATGATCTGGGTTACGCGCTGGTCTTCTTCCCCGCCGTTTATCAAGATATCCCTCTAACCTCAAATCAGCAATCTATATTTCTGTGCGCCTACGAAAGCATCTGCCCATTATCTGAAACCGAAAGGGCTATGCTTCCCACCCACCTGCGGCTTGCCTTCCTACGCGGGCTGACGCTCTGGTTGGATCTGTACTATTTTGCCGGAATGAGCGATCGAACACGCCCCTGGATCCAAGGGTATCTGCAACACGCACAATCTCTTTTCTAA